CGATACCTGCACTGATGCGGGTTTCAGCGGTCCGCTCAAAAAGAGTCTTAGGAAGCCCATCTATGCCGCAGCCAGCAACGAGGCATTTAATCGAATTGCTCCCGATATCAATCACTCCAACCGATGGATCGCTGCTCATCTGAAGATATTGGTTTAAAATGGGATCACAAGTCGAACCCTTGCCGTGCAACGAGAACTACGAACTCGCCCTTCAAGGACCCCCGATTCACTTGATCACGCACAGTACTGGCCGGACCGGTATGCACAGTTTCAAATTTTTTGGTGAGCTCGCGGGCGACGCAGATAAGTCTCTCAGAGCCTAAAACCGCGACCAGATCGTCGAGCAATTTTGATATACGGTGCACGGACTCATAGAGAATAAGAGTCCAAGTATCATCAGCATGCTCGGTAAAAAATCGCTGCCGCGCAGCCTTCTTCGGCGGAAGGAATCCCACGAATAAAAAGGAATCAGTCGGTAGACCCGATACTGACAGTGCAGTAACAGCAGCTGATGGCCCCGGAACCGGCACAACGGGTATGCCCAGTTTGCGGCATTCGCGAATCAGACGAAAACCTGGATCGCTCACTGTAGGCGTTCCAGCATCTGCAACCAATCCAAGGGATTGCTCATCCTGAAGCGCCTCGATCCAACGGGGTGTGTCGCGCTGCTCAGTCTCATCTCGATAGCTGACCAGAGAACGGCCTTCCAGGCCACTTGCACTAAGCAAGCGTCCGGTGACGCGTGTATCTTCACACAAGAGTATGTCCACTGACTTAAGGCATTCCAACGCACGCGGCGACAGGTCTCCCAAATTACCCAGTGGTGTGCTGACGACATAGAGGCTGCCTCCGTGCACGGAAGAAATTTCAGATGCATCCATCCAGCCTACTGCCCCATTTCAATCAACAATCGCTGACGCTCCTGACTCGGCACAGGAACAAAGTCTTGTTGTTCCAAGTTTTGTGCGAACCCATCGCTCAACATATAGCGGATCAGCCAGACCAAATCGCCTCTACGGTGCTCAGCCGTCACAAGGTAAAAGGGTAAAACGAGTGGATAGTCCCCAAAAAACACCGCAGATTCTGTCGGCAAATACCCTGGAGTCTCCACCGTGCGTGCGACTGCTATCTGCCGAATGCCCGACTGCTCCGGGATGCGTTCCCCGATGCCTAACGCGTTGGAGTTTCTGCGAAGCAACGCCTCGAGTGCATCACTTTCATACAGCCGTTCTATACTAGAACTAAATTCCTGGTTGTTCATCCCTACCGCCCGAAATAGGGTATCAGAAAGAATCCCGACACCCGACAAAAGCGCAGGTTGAATAGTCCGCGATGCCCATTCCTGAGTGAGGCTAAGGTCTCCCCAATTTTGGATATTCTCACTCCCAGACTCACCAAAAACATCAGCCAACCGCCCAAGGGTAATTTCACTGATTCGGTTACTCTCGTTAACAAATACCCGCGACACCTTATAAGCGATCGGTATTGCGATGAGAGGTTCAGCCGGCAGGACCTCGCCATGCGGTATCGCAACGACTCCAGCCTGAGCTTCTTCTAAGCGTATCTGAGATACCGCAGGCAAGCTTCCGTTCATATCAAAACTCAGCACGACACCTTCAGGACCTGGAACAGCGCTATCCCTCAAGACCTGCTCCAACCATGGAGTCATGAAATCGGATCCGACAATTCTGACGGTCTGCTCATCGGCTGCAAGGGACAGACAACAAAATATAAAAAGGGAAAAAACGCGGGACATAAATCTTAGGGGCATAAAACAGCGTGGAAGGTAGATAGTTCAATCGCTTTTCGGGTCAAGTTCAGGCCACTGGAGCAACTTGC
This genomic window from Opitutales bacterium contains:
- the rsmI gene encoding 16S rRNA (cytidine(1402)-2'-O)-methyltransferase; protein product: MDASEISSVHGGSLYVVSTPLGNLGDLSPRALECLKSVDILLCEDTRVTGRLLSASGLEGRSLVSYRDETEQRDTPRWIEALQDEQSLGLVADAGTPTVSDPGFRLIRECRKLGIPVVPVPGPSAAVTALSVSGLPTDSFLFVGFLPPKKAARQRFFTEHADDTWTLILYESVHRISKLLDDLVAVLGSERLICVARELTKKFETVHTGPASTVRDQVNRGSLKGEFVVLVARQGFDL